In Brachyhypopomus gauderio isolate BG-103 chromosome 11, BGAUD_0.2, whole genome shotgun sequence, a single genomic region encodes these proteins:
- the tent5d gene encoding uncharacterized protein tent5d translates to MTEAKDDRRFHNLTQEQVDTLDQVLTEIIPIHGRGNFPTLEIKPKDIIHVVRERLISKNIKVRDVRLNGSTASHVLVKENGTSYKDLDIIFGVELPKQEDFQIIKEVVLGCLLDFLPQGVNKDKITALTMKEAYVQKMVKVFTEHDRWSLISLSNNSGKNVELKFVSSLRRQFEFSVDSFQIILDTMLESYLEAERREVAQRKENEEDVSEVQSVGSQIGLLHEQTTSAGTESHTESDDNMTGETTDMASLRECVCHSEIEMMEEQQKPSTEETTLEVIHEQGTEELSESITMPETADKISEVSDTTVVMKQTDENDENNCVCTEETQEDPSDSVSTGSLVETEQVISVKNKDTDESDTQSSAPETNVLMEESKEPVCMVAAETVPGEYAHKTEHVDTACEPMQTTETATEATSLIQQGTYQSLPSPISSPTQTTEDSNSEYPLPPPAKKTTRSSQMTVLKHSSPKPPRKMSRKVTCVPHSAEKSLLKDSIVKSCQPVSHSLNVGDPKESRPMQVDLPSLTTNCLESLSSASNDNESMFRILDISTPAFRVASQENGMHSKNTLSLCLSPDKSVQTQVQTSEPETGETTNHSILSPFSKPFSFPKLKEQNMAIQPFPEKVNKPPPQSVKPVIQVNSQSIVQVDDDPTLSLNSPCKEETDLSDQTDECAPEYSKSPDTAMLTIDSSSKSLTPLSTNLVIDSEEVEHTSQGLVLPVVSSQVPEPSISCPQPQELPVSCTQTLDPSVLMSHLPEPPILIQPAQEPSVLPTDFLKPPEIMSGLLEPPSSSSENQQCCVTPSNVLESSTLLSEGSESSVLSFQTLEPPERCAQTIELSKEPLQAVHPSASPAEVLQSPIPLELETPVEASQSSTSSDSETKKLQPPPREVPSVTVVAESMYGDFEQAMDHLRYRLIATRNPEEIRGGGLLKYSNLLVRDFKPASETEIKTLERYMCSRFFIDFSDVNEQQRKIESYLRNHFIGEEKSKYDYLMTLRRVVNESTVCLMGHERRQTLNMITILALKVLGEQNIIPNTNNVTCYYQPAPYLADHNFGNYYIASGQSPLIYHPYPLHIHMQTGLV, encoded by the coding sequence ATGACGGAGGCGAAGGACGACCGGCGATTCCATAATCTAACGCAGGAGCAAGTAGACACTCTGGATCAGGTTCTCACGGAGATCATTCCCATTCATGGAAGGGGGAACTTCCCTACTCTGGAAATTAAGCCCAAGGACATCATCCATGTTGTCAGAGAAAGGCTGATTTCCAAGAACATCAAGGTGAGGGATGTGCGTCTTAATGGCTCCACTGCCAGCCATGTACTAGTCAAAGAGAACGGCACTAGCTACAAGGACTTAGATATTATCTTCGGTGTGGAGCTCCCTAAACAGGAGGATTTCCAGATTATAAAAGAGGTGGTCCTTGGCTGTCTCCTGGATTTCCTACCACAAGGCGTCAACAAGGATAAAATCACGGCTCTCACTATGAAGGAGGCCTATGTGCAGAAGATGGTCAAAGTCTTCACCGAGCATGACCGATGGAGCCTCATCTCACTCTCCAACAATAGTGGTAAGAACGTGGAGCTCAAGTTTGTCAGCTCTCTGCGTCGGCAGTTTGAGTTCAGCGTGGACTCCTTCCAAATCATCCTGGACACGATGTTGGAGTCCTACCTTGAGGCTGAGCGACGGGAAGTCGCACAACGCAAAGAGAATGAAGAGGATGTTTCAGAGGTTCAAAGTGTTGGCTCTCAGATAGGTCTGTTACATGAGCAGACCACCTCTGCTGGTACTGAGAGCCACACTGAATCAGATGACAATATGACAGGTGAAACAACGGACATGGCCAGTTTGCGTGAATGTGTATGCCACAGTGAAATAGAAATGATGGAGGAACAGCAAAAGCCTTCCACAGAAGAGACTACACTAGAAGTGATCCATGAACAAGGCACTGAAGAGCTGAGTGAGTCTATAACTATGCCTGAAACTGCTGACAAAATATCAGAAGTGTCTGACACAACAGTGGTTATGAAACAAACAGATGAGAACGATGAAAATAATTGTGTGTGCACAGAGGAAACGCAGGAGGATCCTTCAGATAGTGTCAGCACTGGCTCTCTTGTAGAAACTGAACAGGTGATTAGTGTAAAGAATAAAGACACTGATGAAAGTGACACACAGTCCTCAGCCCCTGAAACAAATGTCCTTATGGAAGAATCCAAGGAGCCTGTATGCATGGTAGCTGCAGAGACAGTTCCTGGTGAATATGCCCATAAAACAGAACATGTGGACACTGCATGTGAGCCGATGCAGACTACCGAAACAGCAACTGAAGCTACGTCTCTCATTCAGCAGGGCACATACCAGTCTCTTCCTTCTCCTATCAGCAGTCCGACACAAACAACAGAAGATTCAAACAGCGAGTACCCTTTACCTCCTCCTGCCAAAAAAACTACTCGAAGTTCACAAATGACCGTTCTTAAACATTCCTCACCAAAACCTCCCAGGAAAATGTCGAGAAAGGTTACATGCGTTCCACACTCAGCAGAAAAGTCATTGTTAAAAGACTCAATAGTTAAATCTTGTCAGCCTGTCAGCCATTCACTTAATGTAGGTGACCCAAAAGAATCAAGACCTATGCAAGTTGATTTGCCCAGTCTTACCACAAACTGCTTAGAGTCATTATCCAGTGCCTCAAATGACAATGAGTCTATGTTCAGGATATTGGACATATCCACCCCAGCCTTTAGGGTTGCATCCCAGGAGAATGGCATGCACTCAAAAAATACACTTTCTCTATGCTTGTCTCCAGACAAAAGTGTTCAAACTCAAGTACAGACCTCAGAGCCAGAGACTGGTGAAACTACTAATCATTCAATTCTAAGCCCTTTCTCCAAGCCTTTTAGTTTCCCAAAACTAAAGGAACAAAACATGGCAATCCAACCTTTTCCTGAAAAAGTGAACAAACCACCACCTCAGTCAGTGAAGCCAGTTATTCAGGTCAATTCTCAGTCCATAGTCCAGGTAGACGATGACCCCACGCTCAGTCTGAACTCTCCCTGCAAAGAGGAGACTGATCTTTCTGATCAAACTGATGAGTGTGCTCCAGAATATTCCAAATCCCCAGATACTGCCATGCTGACAATAGACTCTTCCTCAAAGTCACTGACACCTCTGTCCACAAATCTTGTTATTGATTCAGAGGAGGTAGAACATACTTCCCAGGGCTTAGTGCTTCCTGTTGTTTCATCACAGGTTCCTGAGCCCTCCATATCATGTCCACAGCCTCAGGAACTGCCTGTGTCTTGCACACAAACTTTAGATCCTTCAGTATTAATGTCACACCTTCCAGAGCCACCTATTTTAATACAACCAGCTCAAGAACCCTCAGTGTTACCAACAGATTTTCTAAAACCACCTGAAATAATGTCAGGTCTTCTAGAacctccctcttcctcatcaGAGAACCAGCAGTGTTGTGTAACGccctcaaatgttttggaatctTCCACATTGTTGTCTGAGGGATCAGAGTCTTCTGTACTGTCCTTTCAAACTCTGGAACCACCTGAGAGATGTGCACAGACAATAGAACTTTCTAAAGAACCACTACAAGCTGTGCATCCTTCCGCATCACCAGCTGAAGTCCTACAATCTCCTATTCCACTAGAGTTAGAAACCCCAGTAGAGGCTTCCCAGAGTTCAACTTCATCAGACTCTGAGACTAAAAAGCTTCAGCCTCCTCCCAGAGAGGTGCCGTCCGTTACGGTGGTTGCAGAAAGCATGTATGGAGATTTTGAGCAGGCCATGGACCACTTGCGCTACCGGCTAATTGCAACACGCAACCCGGAGGAGATCCGGGGGGGCGGCTTGCTCAAGTACAGCAACCTGTTGGTTCGGGACTTCAAACCTGCCAGTGAGACAGAAATTAAGACTTTAGAACGTTACATGTGCTCCCGGTTCTTCATCGACTTTTCAGATGTGAATGAGCAGCAGAGGAAGATTGAGTCATATCTGCGGAATCACTTCATCGGCGAAGAGAAGAGCAAGTATGACTACTTGATGACACTGCGGAGGGTGGTGAACGAGAGTACGGTGTGTCTGATGGGTCATGAGAGGCGGCAGACACTCAACATGATTACCATCCTGGCTCTCAAGGTCCTGGGGGAGCAGAATATCATCCCCAACACCAACAACGTCACCTGCTACTACCAGCCTGCTCCGTATTTGGCTGACCACAACTTTGGCAACTATTACATTGCCAGTGGCCAGTCTCCCCTTATATATCACCCATAtcccctacacatacacatgcagacTGGGCTGGTTTAG